In one Nicotiana sylvestris chromosome 8, ASM39365v2, whole genome shotgun sequence genomic region, the following are encoded:
- the LOC138874728 gene encoding uncharacterized protein — protein MVEGPKQWHEKLPSALLVYCTTVCTSVGATPYLLVYVTEVVIPAEVEITSLRIIAEAEIDDDEWVKTRLEQLSLIDEKRLAAVCHGQLYQKRMARAYNKKVCLRRFEVGQQVLKCILPHQAEAKGKFAPNWQGSFIVTRVLSNGALYLTDIEGKCVDMAVNSNAVKRYYV, from the coding sequence atggtggaaggtcccaagcaatggcatgaaaagttgccctcTGCATTGTTGGTTTATTGCACTACTGtttgcacttcagtaggtgcaactccttatttgttggtatatgtcactgaagtagtgatacccgcagaagttgaaattacATCCCTTCGAATTATTGCTGAGGCCGAAATTgacgatgatgagtgggtcaaaacccgtttggagcagttgagtttgattgatgagaaaagattggcggcagtgtgtcatggtcaattgtatcaaaagagaatggcaagagcgtacaacaagaagGTGTGTCTCCGgaggtttgaagtgggtcaacaagtATTAAagtgcatccttccacatcaggccgaagcaaaaggaaagtttgccccgaattggcaagggtcgttcattgtaacaagagtgttgtccaatggcgctttgtatttaacagatatcgaaggcaaatgtgtagacatgGCTGTTAACTCtaatgcagtcaagagatattatgtatga